A stretch of DNA from Gimesia chilikensis:
AGGACCTCCCTCTCTGCAGCAAACAGAATTCGCGTATGAATTACATTTGTACGATTGAGTTGGCGTCCTCCTATTTTAGGCAGTCCCTGTCCGGGTTTCCAGAAAAATCAACGGCGGCCATTTACACCTTTCGATAAGCCTATATCTCACAACAGCTTACCGGTCCTGGGGAGCGGGCGGTAGATTAGTCTGGGGTACAATCTGAATCGCATTGAACATGGAATAATCGCTGTCCGCACGAAAGCTGGTCAGGGTCAGTTCCTGGCCTGTCTTGATGTCAAAATCAAAGCTGACGTACTGCACGCCTTCACGGTAAGGCTGATTGCGATAGTTCCAGGTGCCGTCACTGGCGGTCGCTTTCTGACCGATGACGCGATTACCGACTTTGAGTTCGATTTTCGCGTTCTGATTCGGAGCATCGCCGTGCGCGAAAACATAGATTTTGTATTTCCCGCCTGGCAGATCGAGTACCCTGGTCTGCAGATCGACACAGCGGCAGTTGTGATAGATGTAGCCCTGAAAGATCCCAGACTGGCCCTGGATGCCCCACTCACCATCGTGCCGGGTAATACGCAGGCGAACGGTGCTGGGTGTGGCATCGCTATACCGCGTGTAGTCAACCGCGGTCGTGCCGAGGTCAACCATGTTCCAGATATCCTGCGGACGCCCCACGACGCCATCGTAATTTCCGATTCCCGGATCGTGGGCAAAGACGATATTCAGTGAACGGACCGCAGGACGGTGCTCTTCGAACACCCGGGGTTGCTGTTTTCCGTTTCTGAGCATGACCTTGCCGGGAGGCTCAGGAAGCGGCTCCTGAACGCTGGTCTGTGCTGGGAGCTGTTGTGATTGTGCCACAGCTTTCAGCGGGACGTCCGGTCCTCCGCTGGGTTCGGACTTCGCGGGGGCTGTGATTTTTGCCTCTGTCTGCAGCGGGCGATCGATTCTCGCTACCTGATGTATCTGCGGTAGATCAGCAGATGCGTCTATCGCGAAGGCGACCGGGAGGATCGCCAGTAGCCCCGTCAGCGCGATAAAGGTGAAGGTGAGTGCCAGCCGCGTGCGGAGGCTGACCGGACGTCGGTCGCGGGTTTCCTGCAGAATGGACTTCAGGCGGCGGGAAAACCCACTCTCTGCGGCCAGCGAGACGGCTGTCAGTTTCAAACTGCGGCTGGATCGAAACGCGGAGACCACCTGCAGCAGTTGATCTGCATAGTCAGACGCCCGGGTGCCGTGCTGCAGAACGATGTCATCACAGGCATGCTCTCGTTCGAGATAGAGTTTCCGCGAGGCAAACCAGACCAGGGGATGGAACCAGTAGCAGGCATGTGTTAGTTGCACGAGCAGCTGCCAGAGACAGTCGCGACGGGCCACGTGTGCCAGTTCGTGCAGCAGGGCACAGCGGACTTCCCGTTCCGTCCAGTTCTGTGCTTCGCGGGGCAACAGAATCGATGGACGCCTTACCCCCCACGTCATGGGGAGCGAACGTTGATCGGTCGTTAACAGAGTGACAGGCTGAGAGCAGTTCAGTTCAACGCGACATTGTTGCAGCAGATCGAAGAGCGGCCCCTCTGCGATGATGTTACATTGTCTGCTGAAAGCGTGGAGGCGAAACTGCAGCAACGCCAGCCGAATCAGCATCACCAGAACTCCCGTCAGCCAGATGGCATTCCAGTGAATGTCGACACGCGGGAGGGATGCTGCGGGGGCATGAGCATTCTGGAGTTGTGTATTACCCGCCGCTGGAAGCTTCATATAGTCCGCAGGCTGTGCTGAGATTTCAGGTAAAGATCCGGGGATCGTCTGTTGTGTGTTGCTGGTCAACGGTGCGGAGAAGGACGATGCTGTTTCCTGAGTCGCGAGCGCTGGTCGCGTCAGCTTGGGCATACTTCCGTTGACGAAGATTAAGGCGAGCACCGCCAGCAGGGCGCCGCTCCAGACCGTGTGACGAACGGCTGCACTGGCCTGTGGGAGCAGTCGCGTGGCGACCAGTGCGACGAGCAAGACAACGGTCGACTTGATAATCAGGTCCAGCAGGAAATCAGGCTGCCCGATGAACGGAATGTATTGCAGAATCGTTTGCATCGCTTAGTTTCCTTTTTCTCGAGCTGCTTTAATCAGTTTGACCATTTCGCGTAATTCGTCGTCAGTGAGGGCTTCGTCATCACTGGCGAGCTGTGCTGCGAGGGCCTGCTTGAAGGAACCATCAAAGAAGGTCTGAACGACATGTTTGAGGGCTTTGGTGCCCTCCGGGCGTCGGGGAGACGTGGGGGCGTAAACAAATTCACGCCCCTGTTTGTGCCGCTGGATCAGTGACTTGTCCATCAGGATGCGGAGCATGGTGCGAATTGCAGTGGGAGTGGGCGGACTGGGCAGATCACTCTGGATCTCCAGCACGGTCGCTTCCCCGCGCGAATAGAGCGAATCCATGATCTGGCGTTCCCGCCGACTGAGTTGGGCCTGTTGTGACATGGGCTGTTCCCTGTGCATGGCAGCAATTGTTACGCTAATTTTTTAGCGTTTCTGCAAAGCGGCGTCAACATGAAAAGCTAATTTTTTAGCGAATACATTTTCCAAGCGTGTTTTGCGTTCCTCGGGTTACGGAATGTAAAGCATCTAACCCGAGTCAATCTCACCGGTTATAGATCACGGGCATCTGCCCCTGCCACTGTTGCCAGGTTTCGTCGTGGGTCACCAGTTCCGCCATAAAGTGGGCCACGTTGATGCGGCTGGTCTTGCCGGGGTTGAAGATTGCACTGCGCGTTGGTGAAGGGAAAACGTCATACGCAGTGACTTCATCCAGATTGATCAGGGAATCGGGGCGAACGGCGGCCCACTGAATTAGGTCATGGTTCTGACCGATCTGCATGCGCAGGTAGTCGGCGGCCTGTTCGTTATCCCGATGCGGAGGGACCAGGGTGCGGATGAGACTCACCACGCAGCGCTGGGCGAACGACACCGGCTCCGCAAGATCGCGGTTCCTGTTGCCCGCGGTATTCATGAGCACCACGCGCACAGGCTGCGCTGTGCCTGAGCCAGGAACCGCTGCACACAGTTTGCGGATCGTATCGGTGACGAGCAGCCGCGGTTTGCCGAAGATTCCTTTGAATGTCATGTTATGCCCCAGGCAGGAGGCAAGCGCGGTGCAGCCTGCGACATGACGCGCCAGTTCATCGGGACTCAGGTCAAGCACGCTGGCCTGGATTTCGGTGAAGTCGGGATGTGTGGTGATGAATTCATTGAACGTGCCGGTCCGTCGCACGAAGGCTTTCACGGGTTCGTTCCGTTTGAGTAACTGTTCCACGAGCAGCCGTCCGGTGGCACCGGTAGCGCCGACAACGAGGGTGGTCATACTATGAATCTTTCACTGGTGATTGCAGTCGGATCGCCTGCTGAGCATACTGCCCACGTCGTTCGTTACTGTTGCGGAATGAATTTCAGTTCTGCGAGCCATTCCAGGGACTGTTTCTGCCAGGCATCCCAGGAGGGACCTTTGTAGCCGTTAAGGCCGTGTCCGCCATCGGGAAGTTCGAGCAGTTTGGATGGAATCTGTTTTTCCTGCAGGGCTGCATAGAGTGCCTGGCTGTTTTTGATGGGCACCGGTTTATCGTCGACCGCGTGGGCTAGAAAGATTGGCGGTGTCTGATCTGTGACCTGTTTTTCATTCGAGAAGAGTTCGATCATCTCAGGCGTTGGATCGGGACCGAGCAGATTCTTTTTCGAGCCGCCATGCGTGGTTTCGCCCATGGTGACGACGGGATAGACGAGAATCGCGAAATCGGGACGGGAGCTTTGACGGTTGATGGAATCCTGTGCCTGGGAATCGCCGGCATCAAAGTGTGTGGCGGCGGTGGAGGCCAGGTGCCCGCCTGCGGAGAAGCCCATGATGCCGACCTTCGCGGGATCGATGCCCCAGTCTTTCGCATGCGCGCGGGCCGTGCGGATCGCCCGCTGGGCATCCATCAGCGGCACGAAGGAGCGACCTTCGGGCATGCGATACTCGAGGACAATCCCTGTCACGCCATGCCTGTTGAGCCAGGCAGCGATGCCGTGCCCTTCTCCGCCGGTGACGACGCGCTGATATCCGCCGCCGGGACAGATGACGATGGCAGCGCCGTTCGGTTTTACGGGGCGATGCAGCGTGAGTTTCACGTCTGCCTCTTCGAACTGGTCAGCACCGATCGGGGCCTTGCCGTCCCAGAGGGAGAAGACTTCGGGGGGCAGACTGGTCTCTGAGGCGGCGTTGGTTTCGTCTTCAGGAATGAGCAGCGTTGAGAGCACCTGGGCATAGACGCGGTGCCCGAAGTCGTTGGGATGATTCACGCCGTTACCGGTCAGGTCCCAGTCCTGTTTGTGTTTGAAGAATTCGGTCCAGAGGGAGGTCATGTCGGCTAAAGCGACTCCCCTTTTTGTAAGCTCCGCCAGTGCGTCGCGATACTGGGGGAACAGTTCATGTTTGAGTCGAATCCAGTCCCGGTTCCCCAGCATGGGGGCGACCAGAATGAATTCTGCCCGGGGCTGTTTTTTCTGAATCTGTTCGATCAGCGCTTTAGTGTTGGCTTTAAATTCTTCCGCCGAACGACCGGCTGAGTCATTCATACCGAAGGCGATGATGACCAGGTCGGGGTCGGCTTTGACCACTTCGTCTACTTGTGTCAGCGCCCACTTCGTGTCTTTACCGCCGACGGAAAGATTGGTCAATGCGATCCGGTTCTGATAATGGTGCTGCAGGTTCTCCTGAAGCAGTCCGAAAAATGCCGGCTGGAAGGGAGCCCCTCCGGCCCAGCCCGAGGCATTGCAGCCGGTGGAAATGCTGTCGCCCAGCAGGACGATGGAGGTTGTGTCATGTTTCTGCAGTTTCTTGATCGTACGGGGCAGTACTTTGGCATCAAAGACCGGAGTAATCTTACTCCAGTCGACGGGTGCGTGGGTATAAGTGATGCAGGTCTGCAGGTCGTGGTATTCGAGTTGTCCGCCGAAGAAGATTTCACCGTGACCATCGCGGTGCGTCAGCTTGTGCCGTTGTGAGTTCGCGGGGCGCCGCATCTGGGTGGGAAACTTCCAGACGATGCGTGTGTTTTCAGGGAGTGTGATTTCGCGCGAGCCGGGTTTCCACTGGTAGTCGCGACCTTCTTCGTAAGTGATGTCTCCCGCGCTGTTCGTAATCTTGAGCACTTTCTGTGCTGGGAACAGCAGCGAAGCTTTCGTTTGACCCGTTCTCAAATCACGAATAAACAGGGCTGATTCTCCGCGTACGGTATCGCCTTTCCAGACCGGTTCGAGCAATTCCTCTGAGAACTGCCACTGTGGTGA
This window harbors:
- a CDS encoding M56 family metallopeptidase, which translates into the protein MQTILQYIPFIGQPDFLLDLIIKSTVVLLVALVATRLLPQASAAVRHTVWSGALLAVLALIFVNGSMPKLTRPALATQETASSFSAPLTSNTQQTIPGSLPEISAQPADYMKLPAAGNTQLQNAHAPAASLPRVDIHWNAIWLTGVLVMLIRLALLQFRLHAFSRQCNIIAEGPLFDLLQQCRVELNCSQPVTLLTTDQRSLPMTWGVRRPSILLPREAQNWTEREVRCALLHELAHVARRDCLWQLLVQLTHACYWFHPLVWFASRKLYLEREHACDDIVLQHGTRASDYADQLLQVVSAFRSSRSLKLTAVSLAAESGFSRRLKSILQETRDRRPVSLRTRLALTFTFIALTGLLAILPVAFAIDASADLPQIHQVARIDRPLQTEAKITAPAKSEPSGGPDVPLKAVAQSQQLPAQTSVQEPLPEPPGKVMLRNGKQQPRVFEEHRPAVRSLNIVFAHDPGIGNYDGVVGRPQDIWNMVDLGTTAVDYTRYSDATPSTVRLRITRHDGEWGIQGQSGIFQGYIYHNCRCVDLQTRVLDLPGGKYKIYVFAHGDAPNQNAKIELKVGNRVIGQKATASDGTWNYRNQPYREGVQYVSFDFDIKTGQELTLTSFRADSDYSMFNAIQIVPQTNLPPAPQDR
- a CDS encoding BlaI/MecI/CopY family transcriptional regulator encodes the protein MSQQAQLSRRERQIMDSLYSRGEATVLEIQSDLPSPPTPTAIRTMLRILMDKSLIQRHKQGREFVYAPTSPRRPEGTKALKHVVQTFFDGSFKQALAAQLASDDEALTDDELREMVKLIKAAREKGN
- a CDS encoding NAD(P)-dependent oxidoreductase; protein product: MTTLVVGATGATGRLLVEQLLKRNEPVKAFVRRTGTFNEFITTHPDFTEIQASVLDLSPDELARHVAGCTALASCLGHNMTFKGIFGKPRLLVTDTIRKLCAAVPGSGTAQPVRVVLMNTAGNRNRDLAEPVSFAQRCVVSLIRTLVPPHRDNEQAADYLRMQIGQNHDLIQWAAVRPDSLINLDEVTAYDVFPSPTRSAIFNPGKTSRINVAHFMAELVTHDETWQQWQGQMPVIYNR
- a CDS encoding GDSL-type esterase/lipase family protein; protein product: MLKPISTARRPFVCLTLVFSLLTLICLTSLTHAEEPASPQWQFSEELLEPVWKGDTVRGESALFIRDLRTGQTKASLLFPAQKVLKITNSAGDITYEEGRDYQWKPGSREITLPENTRIVWKFPTQMRRPANSQRHKLTHRDGHGEIFFGGQLEYHDLQTCITYTHAPVDWSKITPVFDAKVLPRTIKKLQKHDTTSIVLLGDSISTGCNASGWAGGAPFQPAFFGLLQENLQHHYQNRIALTNLSVGGKDTKWALTQVDEVVKADPDLVIIAFGMNDSAGRSAEEFKANTKALIEQIQKKQPRAEFILVAPMLGNRDWIRLKHELFPQYRDALAELTKRGVALADMTSLWTEFFKHKQDWDLTGNGVNHPNDFGHRVYAQVLSTLLIPEDETNAASETSLPPEVFSLWDGKAPIGADQFEEADVKLTLHRPVKPNGAAIVICPGGGYQRVVTGGEGHGIAAWLNRHGVTGIVLEYRMPEGRSFVPLMDAQRAIRTARAHAKDWGIDPAKVGIMGFSAGGHLASTAATHFDAGDSQAQDSINRQSSRPDFAILVYPVVTMGETTHGGSKKNLLGPDPTPEMIELFSNEKQVTDQTPPIFLAHAVDDKPVPIKNSQALYAALQEKQIPSKLLELPDGGHGLNGYKGPSWDAWQKQSLEWLAELKFIPQQ